DNA from Candidatus Cloacimonas sp.:
AAGTATCCAATGCAACTCCCACGACGATCAACAGACCTGTTCCGCCAAAATAAAAAGGAAGGTCCAACTGCTGACTCATAATTTCAGGCAGTAAAGCGATAAAAGCGAAGAAAATTGCTCCTGGTAAAGTAATACGCACTAAAACGCTGTTGATATAATCAGCGGTTTTCTTACCGGGCTTCTTACCTGGAATGTGTCCGCCATATTTAATCATATTTTCTGCCATTTCAGTAGGATTGAGCACAATTGCCGTAAAGAAATAAGCAAAGAAAACGATGAGTCCGACATATAAAACAGTGTAAAGAACAGCTCCAGGTGATAACCAACGCTGTAAAGTAGTCCAGAAAGTGCTTTTGCCTCCAATGAGAGCAGCAATGGTTGCCGGGAACATTAAAACGCTCTGAGCAAAAATGATGGGAATAACACCGGCAGTATTTACCCGCAAAGGTATATAGGTACTCTGACCTCCGTAAACTTTTCTTCCCACAATGCGTTTGGCATACTGAACAGGAATTTTACGCACTGCTTCGGTTACAAAAATAACTGCGGCTGTAACTGCTACCATCAGTAAAATAGCTAAAATTGCCTTCCAAGTGTAGCTTGGGTCAACCGATATTTTTTGAAACATTCTTACAAAACCTTCCGGATATCTGG
Protein-coding regions in this window:
- the secY gene encoding preprotein translocase subunit SecY codes for the protein TGIIPLVSGTMIVMWIGEQITEHGIGNGISLIIFAGIIARYPEGFVRMFQKISVDPSYTWKAILAILLMVAVTAAVIFVTEAVRKIPVQYAKRIVGRKVYGGQSTYIPLRVNTAGVIPIIFAQSVLMFPATIAALIGGKSTFWTTLQRWLSPGAVLYTVLYVGLIVFFAYFFTAIVLNPTEMAENMIKYGGHIPGKKPGKKTADYINSVLVRITLPGAIFFAFIALLPEIMSQQLDLPFYFGGTGLLIVVGVALDTLQQIESHLVMRHYDGFMKKGKLRGRSI